From a region of the Rathayibacter sp. VKM Ac-2804 genome:
- a CDS encoding helix-turn-helix domain-containing protein codes for MVEAISWAYSGIRELETLGPRIVVKPGTVPRMAGSGFTAAGISVVLLTTSPLRVLRGTWGADDTSYLNFSFLIEGAVRLVGPDRTVLLRPGSIAYQPGTTSFTTESTMPVTSLQVTIRADEMRRYGFDLGGNVHGLDPDARSTRAAFAFTTAFALAAESGTGLPSDSEVEGFGHVVKQLLVSAFLASAGSQPGTTSVRAATLGRARTVIDRTHRTPRCTPEAVADAVNVSTRSLQRLFEDAGTTVASEIERARVASAVELLRRRPREVPLEAIAAASGFSSADHLRRALKRREGLTPSDIRGRVGTPVEAGSPDDGILHLALPLADAARRA; via the coding sequence ATGGTGGAAGCGATTTCTTGGGCTTATTCCGGAATAAGGGAGCTCGAGACTCTCGGGCCGCGGATCGTGGTCAAGCCGGGAACCGTGCCGCGCATGGCCGGGTCCGGTTTCACTGCGGCGGGCATCAGCGTCGTGCTCCTGACGACCTCGCCGCTGCGCGTCCTCCGCGGCACCTGGGGTGCGGACGACACGTCCTACCTGAACTTCAGCTTCCTCATCGAGGGTGCGGTCAGGCTCGTGGGTCCGGACCGGACCGTCCTGCTCCGCCCGGGCTCGATCGCCTACCAGCCGGGCACGACCAGCTTCACCACCGAGTCGACGATGCCCGTCACCTCGCTCCAGGTCACCATCCGGGCGGACGAGATGCGCCGCTACGGCTTCGATCTCGGCGGGAACGTGCACGGGCTGGATCCGGACGCGCGGTCCACGCGTGCGGCCTTCGCCTTCACGACGGCGTTCGCGCTCGCGGCGGAGTCGGGCACCGGCCTCCCCTCCGACAGTGAGGTCGAGGGCTTCGGGCACGTCGTCAAGCAGCTGCTGGTGAGCGCGTTCCTCGCTTCGGCCGGTTCCCAGCCGGGGACGACGAGTGTTCGCGCGGCGACGCTCGGGCGGGCGCGGACCGTGATCGATCGGACCCACCGGACGCCGCGGTGCACGCCGGAGGCGGTGGCTGACGCCGTCAACGTGTCCACTCGCTCCCTGCAGCGACTGTTCGAGGACGCGGGGACGACGGTGGCGAGCGAGATCGAGCGCGCGCGCGTCGCGAGCGCGGTCGAGCTGCTGCGGCGGCGGCCGCGCGAGGTGCCGCTGGAGGCCATCGCCGCAGCGTCGGGCTTCTCCTCGGCCGATCACCTGCGCCGGGCGCTGAAGCGCCGGGAGGGGCTCACGCCCAGTGACATCCGCGGGCGGGTCGGGACACCGGTCGAGGCCGGCTCCCCGGACGACGGGATCCTGCACCTCGCGCTGCCACTCGCGGACGCGGCGCGGCGGGCGTAG
- the gyrA gene encoding DNA gyrase subunit A: MADESDTPTGPDDGEDIVTETGVVIHGHDKIEPVDLQLEMQRSYLDYAMSVIVGRALPEVRDGLKPVHRRVIYAMYDGGYRPDKAFSKCSRVVGDVMGQFHPHGDSAIYDALVRLVQPWSLRYPLALGQGNFGSPGNDGAAAPRYTETKMAPLALEMVRDIDKNTVDFQDNYDGRTREPAILPARFPNLLVNGSVGIAVGMATNIPPHNLREVASGAKWALEHPEASREELLEALLQRIKGPDFPTGAQILGVRGIQDAYRTGRGSITMRAVVSIEEIQGRTCLVVTELPYQVNPDNLAIKIAELVKDGRVSGIADIRDETSGRTGQRLVVVLKRDAVAKVVLNNLYKHTPLQENFGANMLAIVDGIPRTLSLDGFIRAWVDHQVEVIVRRTQYLLDEAEARIHILRGYLKALDALDEVIALIRRSPTVEEARDGLMELLDIDEVQSRAILDMQLRRLAALERQKIIDEHDRIQAEIEDYKSILASPERQRTIISDELDEIVDRFGDDRRTEILFGFDGDMSVEDLIPEEEMVVTVTRGGYLKRTRSDSYRAQHRGGRGVRGAQLKADDIVEHFFVTTTHHWLLFFTNTGRVYRAKTYELQEVSRDAKGQHIANLLALEPGEQIAQILDVRDYEAARYLVLATRDGLVKKTALAEYDTNRSGGIIAIKLRDGDELVSALLVDEDSDVLLVSRKGMSIRFTASDEALRPMGRSTSGVRGMSFRGDDRLLDANVVSDEGYVFVVTEGGYAKRTAVDQYRLQGRGGLGIKVAKLEEKRGDLVGAIITGEDDEVLVVLASGKVVRSAVAEVPAKGRDTMGVVFARFADDDRIIALAKNTERNLDAQDEDPDAAASAESDAVSEEDESVDE, encoded by the coding sequence ATGGCAGACGAATCAGACACCCCCACCGGACCGGACGACGGCGAGGACATCGTCACCGAGACCGGTGTCGTGATCCACGGGCACGACAAGATCGAGCCGGTCGACCTGCAGCTCGAGATGCAGCGCTCCTACCTCGACTACGCGATGAGCGTGATCGTGGGCCGCGCGCTGCCCGAGGTGCGGGACGGCCTCAAGCCCGTGCACCGCCGCGTGATCTACGCGATGTACGACGGCGGCTACCGCCCCGACAAGGCGTTCTCGAAGTGCTCCCGCGTCGTCGGCGACGTGATGGGCCAGTTCCACCCGCACGGCGACTCGGCCATCTACGACGCCCTCGTGCGACTCGTCCAGCCGTGGAGCCTCCGCTACCCGCTCGCGCTCGGCCAGGGCAACTTCGGCTCCCCCGGCAACGACGGCGCCGCGGCCCCCCGCTACACCGAGACCAAGATGGCCCCGCTGGCCCTCGAGATGGTCCGCGACATCGACAAGAACACCGTCGACTTCCAGGACAACTACGACGGCCGCACCCGCGAGCCGGCGATCCTGCCCGCGCGCTTCCCGAACCTGCTGGTCAACGGCTCGGTCGGCATCGCGGTGGGCATGGCCACCAACATCCCGCCGCACAACCTGCGCGAGGTCGCGTCGGGTGCCAAGTGGGCGCTCGAGCACCCGGAGGCCAGCCGCGAGGAGCTGCTCGAGGCGCTGCTGCAGCGCATCAAGGGCCCCGACTTCCCCACGGGCGCGCAGATCCTCGGCGTCCGCGGCATCCAGGACGCCTACCGCACCGGCCGCGGCTCGATCACGATGCGCGCCGTCGTCTCGATCGAGGAGATCCAGGGCCGCACCTGCCTCGTCGTCACCGAGCTGCCGTACCAGGTGAACCCGGACAACCTCGCGATCAAGATCGCCGAGCTGGTCAAGGACGGCCGCGTCTCCGGCATCGCCGACATCCGCGACGAGACCTCGGGCCGCACCGGTCAGCGCCTCGTCGTCGTGCTCAAGCGCGACGCGGTCGCGAAGGTCGTGCTGAACAACCTCTACAAGCACACCCCGCTGCAGGAGAACTTCGGCGCGAACATGCTGGCGATCGTCGACGGCATCCCGCGCACGCTCTCGCTCGACGGCTTCATCCGCGCGTGGGTCGACCACCAGGTCGAGGTCATCGTCCGCCGCACGCAGTACCTGCTCGACGAGGCCGAGGCGCGGATCCACATCCTGCGCGGCTACCTCAAGGCGCTCGACGCGCTGGACGAGGTCATCGCCCTGATCCGCCGCTCCCCCACGGTGGAGGAGGCCCGCGACGGCCTGATGGAGCTCCTCGACATCGACGAGGTGCAGTCGCGCGCCATCCTCGACATGCAGCTGCGCCGGCTCGCCGCGCTCGAGCGCCAGAAGATCATCGACGAGCACGACCGGATCCAGGCCGAGATCGAGGACTACAAGTCGATCCTCGCGAGCCCGGAGCGCCAGCGGACGATCATCTCGGACGAGCTCGACGAGATCGTCGACCGCTTCGGCGACGACCGCCGCACCGAGATCCTCTTCGGCTTCGACGGCGACATGAGCGTCGAGGACCTGATCCCCGAGGAGGAGATGGTCGTCACCGTCACCCGCGGCGGCTACCTCAAGCGCACCCGGAGCGACTCCTACCGCGCCCAGCACCGCGGCGGCCGCGGCGTGCGCGGCGCCCAGCTCAAGGCCGACGACATCGTCGAGCACTTCTTCGTCACCACGACGCACCACTGGCTGCTGTTCTTCACGAACACCGGCCGCGTGTACCGCGCCAAGACGTACGAGCTGCAGGAGGTCAGCCGCGACGCCAAGGGCCAGCACATCGCGAACCTCCTCGCACTCGAGCCGGGCGAGCAGATCGCGCAGATCCTCGACGTCCGCGACTACGAGGCGGCCCGCTACCTCGTCCTCGCCACCCGCGACGGCCTCGTCAAGAAGACGGCCCTGGCCGAGTACGACACCAACCGCTCCGGCGGCATCATCGCGATCAAGCTGCGCGACGGCGACGAGCTCGTCTCGGCGCTCCTGGTGGACGAGGACAGCGACGTGCTGCTCGTCTCCCGCAAGGGCATGTCGATCCGCTTCACCGCCTCCGACGAGGCGCTGCGCCCCATGGGCCGCTCGACCTCGGGAGTGCGGGGCATGTCGTTCCGCGGCGACGACCGACTGCTGGACGCCAACGTCGTCAGCGACGAGGGCTACGTCTTCGTGGTGACCGAGGGCGGCTACGCGAAGCGCACCGCCGTCGACCAGTACCGGCTCCAGGGCCGCGGCGGACTGGGCATCAAGGTGGCCAAGCTCGAGGAGAAGCGCGGCGACCTGGTGGGCGCCATCATCACCGGGGAGGACGACGAGGTGCTCGTCGTGCTCGCCAGCGGCAAGGTGGTACGCTCTGCCGTGGCCGAGGTACCGGCCAAGGGTCGCGACACCATGGGAGTCGTCTTCGCACGATTCGCAGACGACGACCGCATCATCGCACTCGCCAAGAACACCGAACGCAATCTCGACGCCCAGGACGAGGATCCCGACGCCGCGGCGTCGGCCGAGTCCGACGCGGTGTCGGAGGAGGATGAGTCCGTCGATGAGTAG
- a CDS encoding cell division protein CrgA, protein MARATKSPKPERDEARTGEDAPNPVWFKPVMFGFMLLGLAWIIVFYVSQGTLPVPDLGNANILIGFGIAFIGFLMTTRWR, encoded by the coding sequence ATGGCACGAGCGACGAAGAGCCCGAAGCCCGAGCGCGACGAGGCCCGGACCGGTGAGGACGCACCCAATCCGGTGTGGTTCAAGCCCGTCATGTTCGGGTTCATGCTGCTGGGCCTCGCCTGGATCATCGTCTTCTACGTCAGCCAGGGCACGCTCCCGGTCCCGGACCTCGGCAACGCCAACATCCTGATCGGCTTCGGCATCGCCTTCATCGGCTTCCTGATGACCACGCGCTGGCGCTGA
- the pknB gene encoding Stk1 family PASTA domain-containing Ser/Thr kinase: MTDEGRLIAGRYQVGPRLGRGGMSEVYLGTDTRLGRTVAIKELKLSLSSDSAFRLRFRQEAQSASRMSHPTIVRVFDAGEEVSLDDNGAESRRPFIVMEHIEGRLLKDVIAEGPVDVDEAVRITEGILTALEYSHRAGVVHRDIKPGNIMLTPSGQVKVMDFGIARAVSDSAATVAQTTAILGTAAYFSPEQAKGEQVDARSDLYSAGIVLFELLTGRAPFRGDTPVAVAYQHVSETPPAPSSINPAVSPALDGVVARALSKDRYERFQGAAEFRDDLRDAAAGRLPDHRPIDELTTSLFAARGGGMNDSELALRQLAEDNSIVRTQRRPPVLWIWSSIVVLAVIVAALVIWVLTLQPTTTLPSQSREVPALTGTSYDSAQSTLTELDLVASQLAEFDDTVPAGEVIRTDPGSGTIVAPETVIRVYVSQGAQPVAVPETAGSTLEEAIAALTGAGFSEGSQTRQNSPTVPADVVLSSTPDGGQQLEPGTQVDLVVSSGQVTLPDLVGQTLSTALATLASEQLQLIGEEAPDETCESVRANPPITTQSVAPGDVPQGSTIELGFCAG, from the coding sequence GTGACGGATGAGGGACGCCTGATCGCAGGACGGTATCAGGTCGGGCCCCGGCTCGGTCGCGGCGGGATGTCCGAGGTCTACCTCGGCACCGACACCCGCCTGGGCCGCACGGTCGCGATCAAGGAGCTCAAGCTCTCGCTGTCGTCCGACTCGGCCTTCCGCCTGCGCTTCCGGCAGGAGGCGCAGTCCGCCTCGCGGATGTCGCACCCGACCATCGTCCGCGTCTTCGACGCCGGCGAGGAGGTCTCCCTCGACGACAACGGCGCGGAGTCGCGCCGTCCGTTCATCGTGATGGAGCACATCGAGGGGCGCCTGCTCAAGGACGTCATCGCCGAGGGTCCCGTCGACGTCGACGAGGCCGTCCGCATCACGGAGGGCATCCTCACCGCGCTCGAGTACTCGCACCGCGCGGGCGTGGTCCACCGCGACATCAAGCCCGGCAACATCATGCTGACCCCCTCGGGCCAGGTGAAGGTCATGGACTTCGGGATCGCCCGCGCCGTCTCCGACTCCGCCGCGACCGTCGCGCAGACGACCGCGATCCTCGGCACCGCCGCCTACTTCTCGCCGGAGCAGGCGAAGGGCGAGCAGGTCGACGCGCGCAGCGACCTCTACTCCGCCGGCATCGTCCTCTTCGAGCTGCTCACCGGCCGCGCCCCGTTCCGCGGCGACACCCCTGTGGCGGTCGCCTACCAGCACGTCAGCGAGACCCCGCCGGCCCCGAGCTCGATCAATCCCGCCGTCTCTCCCGCCCTCGACGGCGTGGTCGCCCGGGCGCTGTCGAAGGACCGCTACGAGCGCTTCCAGGGCGCCGCCGAGTTCCGCGACGACCTGCGCGACGCCGCCGCCGGCCGCCTCCCCGACCACCGTCCGATCGACGAGCTGACCACGTCGCTCTTCGCGGCGCGTGGCGGCGGCATGAACGACTCCGAGCTCGCCCTGCGCCAGCTCGCGGAGGACAACTCGATCGTCCGGACGCAGCGCCGCCCGCCGGTGCTCTGGATCTGGTCGTCGATCGTCGTGCTCGCCGTCATCGTCGCTGCGCTGGTCATCTGGGTGCTCACGCTCCAGCCGACGACCACGCTGCCCTCGCAGTCCCGCGAGGTCCCCGCGCTCACGGGCACCAGCTACGACAGCGCCCAGTCGACGCTGACGGAGCTCGATCTGGTGGCGAGCCAGCTCGCCGAGTTCGACGACACGGTCCCGGCGGGCGAGGTGATCCGCACCGATCCCGGGTCCGGCACCATCGTCGCTCCCGAGACCGTCATCCGGGTCTACGTGTCGCAGGGCGCGCAGCCGGTCGCCGTCCCCGAGACGGCCGGGTCGACCCTCGAGGAGGCGATCGCCGCCCTCACCGGGGCCGGCTTCAGCGAGGGATCGCAGACCCGGCAGAACTCCCCCACCGTTCCCGCCGACGTCGTGCTCTCGAGCACTCCGGACGGCGGCCAGCAGCTCGAGCCGGGCACGCAGGTCGACCTCGTCGTGTCCTCCGGGCAGGTCACCCTGCCCGACCTGGTCGGCCAGACGCTGAGCACGGCCCTGGCCACTCTCGCCTCCGAGCAGCTCCAGCTGATCGGCGAGGAGGCCCCCGACGAGACCTGCGAGTCCGTGCGGGCCAACCCGCCGATCACCACACAGTCGGTCGCTCCGGGTGACGTCCCCCAGGGCTCGACGATCGAGCTCGGCTTCTGCGCCGGCTGA
- a CDS encoding rhomboid family intramembrane serine protease — translation MTQVPPSSSTYTCYRHPDRQSFVRCQRCGRTICGECQTPAPVGVICPDDMAQQRSEAPRVRGPLVSRVRAMTRADQPTVTYAIIALCVLVWILEVLPFVGDTVLNAIAYFPAYTLPGFGAGFEPWRMITSIFAHSTSLFFVVPFHLLLNMYTLWVFGMALERMLGRGRYLTLFLLSGFAGSVGVLILSSPLTPVIGASGAIFGLMGAYLVILRHLGGQASQLLVLVGLNLVIGFLPGMNVAWQAHVGGLVAGALIGLVFTRTRQRSQRRVQNLLVGLIGAGLVAITVGAYVLA, via the coding sequence GTGACCCAGGTCCCGCCGAGCAGCAGCACCTACACCTGCTACCGCCACCCCGATCGCCAGAGCTTCGTGCGCTGCCAGCGGTGCGGTCGCACGATCTGCGGCGAGTGCCAGACCCCGGCACCGGTCGGCGTCATCTGCCCCGACGACATGGCCCAGCAGCGCAGTGAGGCGCCGCGAGTGCGCGGGCCGCTCGTTTCGCGGGTGCGGGCCATGACGCGGGCGGACCAGCCGACGGTCACCTACGCGATCATCGCGCTCTGCGTCCTGGTCTGGATCCTCGAGGTGCTGCCGTTCGTCGGCGACACGGTGCTCAACGCGATCGCGTACTTCCCGGCCTACACGCTGCCCGGCTTCGGCGCCGGTTTCGAGCCGTGGCGGATGATCACCTCGATCTTCGCGCACAGCACCTCCCTCTTCTTCGTGGTGCCGTTCCACCTGCTTCTCAACATGTACACGCTGTGGGTCTTCGGCATGGCGCTCGAGCGGATGCTCGGCCGCGGACGCTACCTGACGCTGTTCCTCCTCAGCGGCTTCGCCGGCTCGGTCGGCGTCCTGATCCTCTCCAGCCCGCTGACCCCGGTGATCGGCGCCTCGGGCGCCATCTTCGGGCTGATGGGCGCGTACCTCGTGATCCTCCGCCACCTCGGCGGTCAGGCCTCGCAGCTGCTGGTGCTGGTCGGCCTGAACCTGGTGATCGGCTTCCTGCCCGGCATGAACGTCGCGTGGCAGGCGCACGTGGGCGGCCTCGTCGCCGGCGCGCTGATCGGGCTGGTCTTCACCCGGACGCGGCAGCGCTCGCAGCGGCGCGTCCAGAACCTCCTCGTCGGGCTGATCGGCGCCGGTCTCGTCGCGATCACCGTCGGCGCGTACGTCCTGGCCTGA
- a CDS encoding DUF3566 domain-containing protein: MSSTVAEKLAKKSAKSPAAKQVRLKLVYVDFWSAVKLSFLLGLTLAIITIVVVYLVYTVLAQTGVFNEVNGLVQDIAGAEAFDLNTIISLPQIMGFAIVVAVLNTIVTTALGAIVALLYNLSVKITGGLLVGFTNQ; the protein is encoded by the coding sequence ATGAGTAGCACGGTCGCCGAGAAGCTCGCCAAGAAGTCCGCGAAGAGCCCGGCGGCGAAGCAGGTCAGACTCAAGCTGGTGTACGTCGACTTCTGGTCGGCCGTCAAGCTGTCCTTCCTGCTCGGTCTGACGCTGGCGATCATCACGATCGTCGTCGTCTACCTCGTCTACACGGTTCTCGCGCAGACCGGAGTCTTCAACGAGGTCAACGGCCTCGTCCAGGACATCGCCGGCGCGGAGGCGTTCGACCTCAACACGATCATCTCGCTGCCCCAGATCATGGGCTTCGCGATCGTCGTCGCGGTGCTGAACACCATCGTCACCACCGCCCTCGGGGCGATCGTGGCGCTGCTGTACAACCTCAGCGTCAAGATCACCGGCGGCCTGCTGGTCGGCTTCACCAACCAGTAG
- a CDS encoding peptidylprolyl isomerase, whose amino-acid sequence MPLHTAVATFHTTKGDIVVNLYGNHAPKTVRNFVGLATGDIEWTHPATGAKTKEPLYNGTVFHRIIPDFMLQGGDPLGQGIGGPGYQFDDEINSELDFTQPYILAMANAGKQAGRGTNGSQFFITVAPTTWLQGKHTIFGAVADDESKKVVDSLSAVATDGRDKPLEDVVIESVEITEV is encoded by the coding sequence ATGCCTTTGCACACCGCAGTCGCGACGTTCCACACGACCAAGGGCGACATCGTCGTCAACCTCTACGGCAACCACGCGCCGAAGACGGTCCGCAACTTCGTCGGTCTCGCGACCGGCGACATCGAATGGACCCACCCGGCGACGGGCGCGAAGACGAAGGAGCCGCTCTACAACGGCACCGTCTTCCACCGCATCATCCCCGACTTCATGCTCCAGGGCGGCGACCCGCTCGGCCAGGGCATCGGCGGCCCGGGCTACCAGTTCGACGATGAGATCAACTCCGAGCTCGACTTCACCCAGCCCTACATCCTCGCGATGGCCAACGCCGGCAAGCAGGCGGGCCGCGGCACCAACGGCTCGCAGTTCTTCATCACCGTCGCGCCGACCACCTGGCTCCAGGGCAAGCACACCATCTTCGGCGCCGTCGCCGACGACGAGTCCAAGAAGGTCGTCGACTCGCTGTCGGCCGTGGCGACCGACGGTCGCGACAAGCCCCTCGAGGACGTCGTCATCGAGAGCGTCGAGATCACCGAGGTCTGA
- a CDS encoding putative protein N(5)-glutamine methyltransferase translates to MNDAPSGPPTGRPSSADPASTVTRLRAAGCVFAEEEADLLHGAATDADRLESLLRRREGGEPLEQILGWVAFRGLRIPVVPGVFVPRRRTEAVVDAALALLDGRGPATVLDLCCGAGAIARALAEERDGLALHAADLSPAAVACARRTLAGLAPVHQGDLFEALPEELRGRIDLVVVNAPYVPTAAIALMPPEARLHEPASTLDGGSDGLALHRRIAAEVVPWLGDGGAVVIETSREQAERTAALFADAGFDPTILLDDYRDATVVSAPLRRTTRV, encoded by the coding sequence ATGAACGACGCCCCGTCCGGTCCGCCGACGGGGCGTCCGTCGTCGGCGGACCCGGCCTCGACCGTGACGCGCCTGCGTGCGGCGGGGTGCGTGTTCGCGGAGGAGGAGGCGGATCTCCTGCACGGTGCGGCCACCGATGCCGATCGCCTCGAGTCCCTGCTGCGTCGCCGCGAGGGCGGCGAGCCGCTGGAGCAGATCCTCGGCTGGGTCGCCTTCCGCGGGTTGCGCATCCCGGTGGTCCCCGGAGTCTTCGTGCCCCGGCGTCGCACCGAGGCGGTCGTCGACGCCGCCCTCGCACTGCTCGACGGACGCGGGCCCGCGACCGTCCTCGACCTGTGCTGCGGTGCCGGAGCGATCGCCCGGGCGCTGGCCGAGGAGCGCGACGGCCTCGCACTGCACGCGGCCGACCTCTCCCCCGCCGCCGTCGCCTGCGCGCGACGCACGCTGGCGGGGCTCGCCCCGGTCCACCAGGGCGACCTCTTCGAGGCCCTGCCCGAGGAGCTGCGCGGCCGGATCGATCTCGTCGTCGTCAACGCGCCCTACGTGCCGACCGCCGCGATCGCCCTGATGCCGCCCGAGGCGCGCCTGCACGAGCCGGCGTCGACGCTCGACGGCGGGAGCGACGGTCTCGCTCTGCACCGGCGGATCGCGGCGGAGGTCGTCCCCTGGCTCGGCGACGGCGGCGCGGTCGTGATCGAGACCAGCCGCGAGCAGGCGGAGCGGACGGCGGCGCTCTTCGCCGACGCGGGATTCGACCCGACGATCCTCCTCGACGACTACCGCGACGCCACGGTCGTCTCGGCCCCGCTCCGGCGAACTACACGCGTGTAA
- a CDS encoding class E sortase: protein MTVPSNAAAPLRLRDRRPSRRPRRRLTFFGVLGELLMTAGALVLLYLGWQLWWNDAVIAGQQTSEAAELRQSWGDPAPAPEPSTAPSETPAGFGDPVIAPVSALDTSFGNLYIPRYGEGWVRTIAEGVDAENVLDEGSIGHYPGTQMPGEAGNFALAAHRSAYGGGMHLIDELQLGDAIYIETADGWYTYRFRNLEYVQPSEIQVIDPVPWTSGATATDRLITLTSCNPLYSTAERIIAYGVFESWQPRSAGAPAEIAGSLAQEG, encoded by the coding sequence ATGACCGTCCCGTCGAACGCTGCCGCCCCGCTGCGCCTGCGCGACCGGCGACCGAGCCGCCGACCGCGCCGGCGACTGACGTTCTTCGGCGTCCTGGGCGAGCTGCTGATGACGGCGGGCGCGCTCGTCCTCCTCTATCTCGGCTGGCAGCTGTGGTGGAACGACGCGGTGATCGCCGGGCAGCAGACCTCCGAGGCCGCGGAGCTCCGTCAGAGCTGGGGCGACCCCGCTCCGGCTCCCGAGCCGTCGACGGCGCCGAGCGAGACCCCGGCCGGCTTCGGCGACCCGGTGATCGCACCGGTGTCGGCCCTCGACACCTCGTTCGGCAACCTCTACATCCCGCGCTACGGCGAGGGCTGGGTCCGCACGATCGCGGAGGGAGTGGATGCCGAGAACGTCCTCGACGAGGGCAGCATCGGCCACTACCCGGGCACGCAGATGCCCGGTGAGGCGGGGAACTTCGCCCTCGCGGCGCATCGCAGCGCCTACGGCGGAGGCATGCACCTGATCGACGAGCTCCAGCTGGGCGACGCGATCTACATCGAGACGGCGGACGGCTGGTACACCTACCGGTTCCGCAACCTCGAGTACGTGCAGCCCTCCGAGATCCAGGTGATCGATCCGGTGCCCTGGACCAGCGGCGCAACCGCCACGGACCGGCTCATCACGCTCACCAGCTGCAATCCGCTGTACTCGACCGCCGAGCGGATCATCGCCTACGGCGTCTTCGAGTCGTGGCAGCCGCGATCCGCCGGGGCGCCGGCGGAGATCGCCGGCTCACTCGCGCAGGAGGGCTGA
- a CDS encoding aminodeoxychorismate/anthranilate synthase component II, giving the protein MTRVLVVDNYDSFVFTLVAYLREAGAEVDVVEGGELSPREAIERAAGSDGILLSPGPGRPEDAPTSAALVRHAVAVAQPLLGVCLGHQVLAHALGARVGRAPELLHGRTSSVVHDGDPLFAGIPSGFTAMRYHSLAVQRSTLPPELAVTAETPDGVVMALRHRSAPAVGVQFHPESVLTEGGRRFLANWLAEAERTPPAR; this is encoded by the coding sequence ATGACGCGCGTGCTGGTGGTCGACAACTACGACAGCTTCGTCTTCACCCTGGTCGCCTACCTCCGGGAGGCGGGAGCGGAGGTCGACGTCGTCGAGGGGGGAGAGCTGTCCCCTCGGGAGGCGATCGAGCGCGCGGCCGGGAGTGACGGGATCCTGCTGTCTCCCGGGCCGGGACGACCGGAGGACGCACCGACGTCGGCGGCGCTCGTGCGGCACGCGGTCGCCGTGGCGCAACCGCTGCTCGGGGTCTGCCTCGGCCACCAGGTGCTCGCCCACGCACTCGGCGCTCGCGTGGGCCGGGCTCCGGAGCTGCTGCACGGCCGGACCTCCTCGGTCGTGCACGACGGCGACCCGCTGTTTGCCGGGATCCCGTCGGGGTTCACGGCGATGCGCTACCACTCGCTCGCAGTCCAGCGCTCCACCCTGCCCCCGGAGCTCGCGGTCACGGCGGAGACGCCCGACGGTGTCGTGATGGCGCTGCGTCACCGCTCCGCACCCGCGGTCGGGGTCCAGTTCCACCCCGAGTCCGTCCTCACCGAGGGCGGCCGCCGGTTCCTGGCGAACTGGCTCGCCGAGGCGGAGCGGACTCCTCCGGCTCGGTGA
- a CDS encoding NUDIX hydrolase, giving the protein MDIRVAAYGVIIDGERMLLAHWSQGPWEAWTLPGGGIDEGESPADAAVREIFEETGYHAELEGLIGVDSHVIPAHRRSDPAAGPLHAIRVVYRARVTGGELTHEVDGSTDAAAWFPLAEVEGLERVELIDVALTMNEAWTLR; this is encoded by the coding sequence GTGGACATCCGGGTCGCCGCATACGGCGTGATCATCGACGGCGAGCGCATGCTCCTCGCGCACTGGAGCCAGGGACCGTGGGAGGCGTGGACGCTTCCCGGCGGCGGCATCGACGAGGGCGAGTCGCCCGCGGACGCTGCCGTCCGCGAGATCTTCGAGGAGACCGGCTACCACGCCGAGCTCGAGGGCCTGATCGGCGTCGACTCGCACGTGATCCCCGCGCACCGCCGCAGCGACCCCGCGGCCGGCCCGCTGCACGCGATCCGTGTCGTCTACCGTGCCCGCGTCACCGGTGGCGAGCTCACCCACGAGGTCGACGGCTCGACGGACGCCGCGGCGTGGTTCCCGCTCGCGGAGGTCGAGGGCCTCGAGCGCGTCGAGCTGATCGACGTGGCCCTGACGATGAACGAGGCCTGGACGCTGCGCTGA
- a CDS encoding thioredoxin family protein has product MPPGVVSPVIVELYTSAFCGACNAARSVLERAAELVPAAEIREFDVAFAPDAAEAADIRSTPTVVVRDADGHAVFRAEGAPSLPQALSALALAVG; this is encoded by the coding sequence GTGCCGCCCGGCGTTGTCTCCCCTGTGATCGTCGAGCTCTACACGTCCGCGTTCTGCGGCGCCTGCAACGCGGCCCGCAGCGTGCTCGAGCGCGCGGCCGAGCTCGTCCCCGCTGCGGAGATCCGCGAGTTCGACGTCGCCTTCGCGCCCGATGCGGCCGAGGCCGCGGACATCCGCTCCACCCCCACGGTCGTCGTCCGCGACGCCGACGGCCACGCGGTGTTCCGGGCGGAGGGAGCGCCGTCACTCCCCCAGGCGCTCTCGGCGCTCGCCCTCGCCGTAGGGTGA